A section of the Caballeronia sp. M1242 genome encodes:
- the cyaY gene encoding iron donor protein CyaY: MTDQEYLTLAEAVLTAIERSVDEAEADIEFERSGNVLTLEFENRTKMIVNLQPPKHEVWLAAKAGGFHYKYVDGQWRDTRDNSEFFAALSQHSTAQAGEPVSFKA; encoded by the coding sequence ATGACAGACCAGGAATACCTGACCTTGGCGGAGGCCGTGCTGACGGCGATCGAGCGGTCCGTCGACGAGGCCGAAGCGGACATCGAATTCGAGCGAAGCGGCAACGTGTTGACGCTCGAATTCGAGAACCGGACGAAGATGATCGTGAACCTGCAGCCGCCGAAACACGAGGTCTGGCTCGCGGCGAAGGCGGGCGGATTCCACTACAAGTACGTCGACGGCCAGTGGCGCGATACCCGCGATAACAGCGAGTTTTTCGCGGCGCTGTCGCAGCATTCCACCGCGCAGGCAGGCGAGCCGGTCAGCTTCAAAGCGTGA
- the ccsB gene encoding c-type cytochrome biogenesis protein CcsB produces MDLTQTSSHASAKTERPASSLPDVAVFDDRPFFRRLGALDWLFALAMVAGAGFALNRYHAYMDGYDTAVLVGAVPTFVVLGWRWKPVRLLIALIAVMSLLSIQLYQHDLARADTNFFLKYFLSSQSAILWMSALFILATLFYWIGLVTRSQTGGAIGSRMTWVAVLMGFTGMMVRWYESYMIGSDVGHIPISNLYEVFVLFCLITSLFYLYYEQHYATRQMGAFVLLVISAAVGFLMWYSIARDAQQIQPLVPALQSWWMKIHVPANFIGYGSFALSAMVSVAYLAKQRGVLADRLPSLEVLDDVMYKSIAVGFAFFTIATILGALWAAEAWGGYWSWDPKETWALIVWLNYAAWLHMRLMKGLRGAAAAWWALTGLIVTTFAFLGVNMFLSGLHSYGKL; encoded by the coding sequence ATGGACCTCACACAGACTTCCTCCCACGCCTCCGCCAAGACGGAACGTCCGGCATCGAGCCTTCCCGATGTCGCCGTGTTCGACGACCGTCCGTTCTTCCGCAGGCTCGGCGCGCTCGATTGGCTGTTCGCCCTCGCGATGGTCGCGGGCGCGGGTTTCGCGCTCAACCGCTATCACGCGTACATGGACGGGTACGACACGGCGGTGCTGGTCGGCGCCGTGCCGACCTTCGTCGTGCTCGGCTGGCGCTGGAAGCCGGTGCGCTTGCTGATCGCGCTGATCGCGGTCATGTCGCTGCTGTCGATTCAGCTTTATCAGCACGATCTGGCGCGCGCCGACACCAATTTCTTCCTCAAGTATTTCCTGTCTAGCCAGTCCGCGATTCTGTGGATGAGCGCGCTCTTCATTCTCGCCACGCTCTTTTACTGGATCGGGCTCGTCACGCGGTCGCAGACGGGCGGCGCGATCGGTTCCCGCATGACCTGGGTCGCCGTGCTGATGGGCTTTACCGGCATGATGGTGCGCTGGTACGAGTCGTACATGATCGGCAGCGACGTCGGCCACATTCCCATTTCGAATCTGTACGAAGTCTTCGTGCTGTTCTGCCTCATCACGTCGCTGTTCTACCTCTACTACGAGCAGCATTACGCCACGCGGCAAATGGGCGCGTTCGTTCTGCTCGTGATCAGCGCGGCCGTCGGCTTCCTGATGTGGTATTCGATTGCGCGCGACGCGCAGCAGATTCAGCCGCTCGTACCCGCGCTGCAAAGCTGGTGGATGAAGATTCACGTGCCGGCGAACTTCATCGGATACGGCAGCTTCGCGCTTTCCGCGATGGTGTCGGTCGCGTATCTCGCCAAGCAGCGCGGCGTGCTGGCGGACCGCCTGCCGTCGCTCGAAGTGCTCGACGACGTCATGTACAAGTCGATCGCGGTCGGCTTCGCGTTCTTCACCATCGCGACCATTCTCGGCGCGCTCTGGGCGGCGGAAGCGTGGGGCGGCTACTGGAGCTGGGACCCGAAGGAAACGTGGGCGCTGATCGTCTGGCTGAACTACGCGGCGTGGCTGCACATGCGGCTGATGAAGGGCCTGCGCGGCGCGGCGGCGGCGTGGTGGGCGCTCACGGGTCTGATCGTGACGACGTTCGCGTTCCTCGGCGTCAACATGTTCCTGTCGGGCTTGCACAGTTACGGCAAGCTGTGA
- the msrQ gene encoding protein-methionine-sulfoxide reductase heme-binding subunit MsrQ gives MPTATDIKTAQPRARAQTGPRWIVPAKVVVFIAALYPLARLVLLGVTGVHGGLGANPIEFITRSTGLWTLVFLCIALAITPARRLTGVTALVRFRRMIGLFAFFYAALHFTTYFWFDKWFDVAEILKDIGKRPFITVGFAAFVLLIPLAVTSPKAMVRKLGRRWQTLHRAIYVIAALAILHFWWMKAGKHDLILPKIYGAIVIALLGWRLVVWLKAKAATRA, from the coding sequence ATGCCGACGGCAACCGATATCAAGACGGCGCAGCCGCGGGCGCGCGCACAGACGGGGCCGCGCTGGATCGTGCCCGCGAAGGTCGTCGTGTTCATTGCCGCGCTGTATCCGCTCGCGCGCCTCGTGCTGCTCGGCGTGACGGGCGTGCATGGCGGGCTGGGCGCGAACCCGATCGAGTTCATCACGCGCTCGACCGGGCTCTGGACGCTCGTATTCCTGTGCATCGCGCTCGCCATCACGCCCGCAAGACGCCTGACCGGCGTGACCGCGCTCGTGCGCTTTCGCCGCATGATCGGGCTCTTTGCGTTCTTTTACGCCGCGCTGCATTTCACGACGTACTTCTGGTTCGACAAGTGGTTCGACGTCGCAGAGATTCTGAAGGACATCGGCAAGCGGCCGTTCATCACGGTCGGATTCGCGGCGTTCGTGTTGCTGATTCCGCTCGCCGTCACATCGCCCAAAGCGATGGTGCGCAAGCTCGGCCGACGCTGGCAGACGCTGCATCGCGCGATCTATGTCATCGCCGCGCTCGCCATCCTGCACTTCTGGTGGATGAAGGCGGGGAAGCACGATCTGATACTGCCGAAGATCTATGGCGCGATCGTGATTGCGTTGCTCGGCTGGCGTCTCGTTGTGTGGCTGAAGGCGAAAGCCGCGACGCGCGCATGA
- the pilO gene encoding type 4a pilus biogenesis protein PilO, which produces MSTISMNFPARPRQPLLQPLDQWSKRRTAITAVALAFVVFALALQTWRNAGLSQRDASRAALAATQRKLDDAGRVAAQLPDLRTRVAASAMKPENWTAGDALHAVAALAAQNGLRVTEIDPQASKSGAPKTALAPSERALTFRAEGAFPEIRRFLEALSGLPRLVIPEAVQIRRQAGALTIDATLRIHDTLPAVPLAEPPRMDAFVVDPFAKDGAAGSSRGAGMLLVGTFVGRHRAMAVVQSAKSVEHVEPGQTIGGERLERVQPRVIQLVSGEGTSRTLTFAEDGK; this is translated from the coding sequence ATGAGCACGATCAGCATGAATTTCCCCGCGCGCCCGCGCCAGCCGCTTCTTCAGCCGCTCGATCAATGGTCGAAACGCCGGACTGCGATCACGGCGGTGGCGCTTGCATTCGTCGTCTTCGCGCTGGCTTTGCAAACCTGGCGGAACGCCGGCTTGAGTCAGCGGGATGCGAGCCGCGCCGCGCTCGCCGCGACGCAGCGCAAGCTGGACGACGCAGGGCGCGTGGCTGCCCAACTGCCCGATCTGCGAACCCGCGTGGCGGCCAGCGCGATGAAGCCCGAAAACTGGACCGCCGGCGATGCGCTGCACGCCGTCGCCGCGCTCGCCGCGCAGAACGGGCTGCGCGTGACCGAGATCGATCCGCAAGCATCGAAAAGCGGTGCGCCGAAAACGGCGCTGGCGCCCTCCGAACGCGCGCTGACGTTTCGCGCGGAAGGCGCGTTTCCCGAGATACGACGCTTTCTGGAGGCACTTTCCGGACTGCCGCGCCTTGTTATTCCGGAGGCGGTGCAGATCAGGCGGCAGGCGGGCGCGCTGACCATCGACGCGACGCTGCGCATCCACGACACATTGCCCGCCGTGCCGCTCGCGGAGCCGCCGCGCATGGACGCGTTCGTCGTCGATCCTTTCGCAAAGGACGGCGCTGCCGGTTCTTCGCGCGGCGCGGGCATGCTGCTCGTCGGCACCTTCGTCGGACGGCATCGCGCGATGGCGGTCGTGCAGAGCGCCAAGAGCGTCGAGCATGTCGAGCCGGGGCAGACAATCGGCGGTGAGCGGCTCGAGCGCGTGCAGCCGCGTGTCATCCAGCTCGTGAGCGGCGAAGGCACGTCGCGCACGCTCACGTTCGCGGAGGATGGCAAGTGA
- a CDS encoding fimbrial assembly family protein yields MTSAAIVEGFNLLPHRALKRRSVRRQRIAILAAAGLAGCAAVGGVVGWDAFERARLDHRRIALEATLRASSAQIDEHARLLRVEGERRRAREAAQPLAAPRDRFLALLDALADGPASSEVALQRVSQRAEEVELAALAPDSQTAARWLKRLEGLRGVQSVEVVEMKRRADTVSPGRREPVAPVAPVAPVAPVAPAADRYEFTALVRYAPAAGKPIPASTKASITRRAR; encoded by the coding sequence ATGACGAGCGCCGCCATTGTCGAAGGATTCAACCTGCTTCCTCATCGAGCGCTGAAACGTCGCTCGGTGCGGCGTCAGCGGATCGCGATTCTCGCGGCTGCCGGGCTGGCGGGATGCGCGGCAGTCGGCGGCGTCGTCGGCTGGGACGCGTTCGAGCGGGCGCGTCTCGACCACCGCCGCATCGCGCTCGAAGCGACGCTGCGCGCATCGAGCGCGCAGATCGACGAGCACGCCCGGCTGCTGCGCGTCGAAGGCGAACGGCGTCGCGCGCGCGAGGCCGCGCAGCCGCTCGCCGCCCCGCGCGATCGCTTTCTCGCGCTTCTCGATGCGCTCGCGGACGGACCGGCTTCGAGCGAAGTCGCGCTGCAACGCGTCTCGCAACGCGCGGAAGAAGTGGAACTGGCCGCGCTCGCGCCCGACTCGCAGACGGCGGCGCGCTGGCTCAAGCGTCTGGAAGGGCTGCGCGGCGTGCAATCGGTGGAAGTCGTGGAGATGAAGCGGCGCGCCGACACCGTGTCGCCGGGCAGGCGCGAACCCGTCGCGCCCGTCGCGCCCGTTGCGCCCGTTGCGCCCGTTGCGCCCGCCGCCGACCGTTACGAGTTCACGGCGCTCGTGCGCTATGCACCGGCGGCCGGCAAGCCGATACCGGCGAGCACGAAAGCGTCGATCACGAGGAGAGCCCGATGA
- the pilM gene encoding type IV pilus biogenesis protein PilM, translating to MRNENALRGTMLTVTRRFAAGIDVSEDAVRIAVLSRRLKRDSTVCVEHLDKVPLAPGAVVGSEFIDRAAVVAALREVVARLPQNGAWRALRCAMGLPASATHTTRVPLARLIELREPDMATLGADPCGLLEPAVLAEAERVSGIERSALAVDWSVRSREGGQPDVAISATARQHVEARVETAAAAGIALCAIDGEPAAALRAMRHSGRTELGSEARYVACWLEGGGLHGWLVNAGEVERDLFYPAPEYGSALDALRDLAGAAPLGGIFVGGQEQLLKQAGLSLEALTEVFGCPVLPFESAPYCHGASEIAGALKHSPVFAVAFGLALREVLQ from the coding sequence ATGAGAAACGAAAATGCCTTGCGCGGCACGATGCTGACGGTGACGCGCCGGTTCGCGGCGGGCATCGACGTGAGCGAGGACGCGGTGCGCATCGCCGTGTTGAGCCGGCGTCTGAAAAGGGACTCGACGGTGTGCGTCGAGCATCTGGATAAAGTGCCGCTCGCGCCGGGCGCGGTGGTCGGTAGCGAGTTCATCGACCGTGCCGCCGTCGTCGCCGCGCTGCGCGAAGTGGTCGCGCGCCTGCCGCAGAACGGCGCGTGGCGGGCGCTGCGTTGCGCCATGGGACTGCCGGCGTCCGCGACGCACACCACGCGCGTGCCGCTCGCGCGCCTGATCGAATTGCGCGAGCCCGACATGGCGACCCTTGGCGCCGACCCTTGCGGACTGCTCGAACCTGCGGTGCTCGCCGAAGCCGAGCGCGTGTCGGGCATCGAGCGCAGCGCGCTGGCGGTCGACTGGTCGGTGCGATCGCGCGAGGGCGGCCAGCCGGACGTTGCCATTTCCGCGACGGCGCGTCAGCACGTCGAAGCACGCGTGGAAACGGCGGCTGCGGCGGGCATCGCGCTGTGCGCCATCGACGGCGAGCCCGCCGCAGCGCTGCGCGCGATGCGTCATTCCGGCAGAACGGAGCTGGGTTCCGAGGCGCGCTACGTGGCGTGCTGGCTCGAAGGCGGGGGCTTGCACGGCTGGCTCGTGAACGCGGGTGAAGTCGAGCGCGATTTGTTCTATCCGGCGCCGGAGTACGGCAGCGCCTTGGACGCGCTGCGCGATCTGGCGGGCGCCGCGCCGCTCGGCGGCATCTTCGTGGGCGGGCAAGAGCAGTTGCTGAAACAGGCCGGGCTTTCCCTCGAAGCGTTGACCGAGGTCTTCGGCTGTCCGGTGCTGCCGTTCGAGTCCGCGCCGTATTGCCACGGCGCATCCGAGATCGCGGGCGCGCTGAAACATTCGCCGGTCTTCGCGGTGGCCTTCGGACTCGCACTGCGCGAGGTGCTGCAATGA
- a CDS encoding penicillin-binding protein 1A — protein MQSSSPTNPPATPPERPKKASRPWYTRLFLGFLVSVFALIVCAGLVLGYALVVAMPNLPSLEALTDYRPKVPLRIYTADHVLIGEFGEERRSVVRIKDVPDHLKKAVLAIEDARFYDHGGVDLTGILRAGSVALTNGHASQGASTITMQVARNFFLSSEKTYTRKIYEMLLAYKIERALTKDQILEVYMNQIYLGQRAYGFASAARVYFGKDLKDITLAEAAMLAGLPKAPSAYNPVVNPKRAKVRQEYILQRMRELGFITEDEYEQAAKQPLVVKGQGREFSVHAEYVAEMVRQMMYAQYREEAYTRGLNVVTTIDSADQDAAYHAVRKGLMDYERRHGYRGPEGFIDLPSNADDREQAIDDALAEHPDNGEIVAAVVTAASTKEVKASFIDGNVATVSGSNLRFVANALSPRAQPNQRIRPGAIVRLVKNDDGDWTITQLPQVEGALISMVPQDGAIRALVGGFDFNKNKFNHVTQAWRQPGSSFKPFIYSASLEKGLSPATIINDGPLFFSAAETGGQAWEPKNYGGGFDGPMTMRTALQKSKNMVSIRILNTIGTKYGQQYITRFGFDADRHPAYLPMALGAGLVTPLQMAAGYAVFANGGYRVNPYLIADITDPYGAVVSHPQPLVAQQSAPLAITPRNAYVMNSLLQSVAQHGTAAKTNQLKRSDLAGKTGTTNDSRDAWFAGYQRSLVAIAWVGYDNPRSLGDKETGGGLALPVWMDYMSRALQGVPEYKPLMPPDVKSLGGELYYDDMTPGHGFIATIGVSQAPPQEGGVSGVTAPTPTPDVGEQEKQDIMNLFKGQ, from the coding sequence ATGCAATCCTCTTCCCCGACCAATCCGCCTGCCACGCCGCCCGAACGGCCTAAGAAGGCATCACGCCCCTGGTACACGCGGCTGTTTCTCGGTTTTCTCGTCAGCGTTTTCGCGCTGATCGTCTGTGCTGGACTGGTGCTGGGCTATGCGCTCGTCGTCGCGATGCCGAACCTGCCGTCGCTCGAAGCGCTCACCGACTATCGTCCGAAGGTGCCGCTGCGCATCTATACGGCGGATCACGTGCTAATCGGCGAATTCGGCGAAGAGCGCCGCAGCGTCGTACGTATCAAGGACGTGCCCGATCATCTGAAGAAGGCGGTGCTCGCCATCGAAGACGCGCGTTTCTATGACCACGGCGGCGTCGATCTGACGGGCATTCTGCGCGCGGGCAGCGTCGCGCTGACGAACGGCCACGCATCGCAGGGCGCGAGCACGATCACCATGCAGGTCGCGCGAAACTTCTTCCTGTCGAGCGAGAAGACCTATACGCGCAAGATTTACGAAATGCTGCTCGCGTACAAGATCGAGCGGGCACTGACGAAAGATCAGATTCTCGAGGTGTATATGAATCAGATCTATCTCGGGCAGCGCGCCTACGGTTTCGCGAGCGCGGCGCGCGTCTATTTCGGCAAGGATCTCAAGGACATCACGCTCGCGGAAGCCGCCATGCTCGCCGGTCTGCCGAAAGCGCCGTCGGCGTATAACCCGGTGGTCAATCCGAAGCGCGCGAAAGTGCGCCAGGAGTACATCCTTCAGCGCATGCGCGAACTCGGCTTCATCACCGAGGACGAGTACGAACAAGCGGCCAAGCAGCCGCTCGTCGTAAAGGGCCAGGGGCGCGAGTTCAGCGTTCACGCCGAATACGTCGCGGAGATGGTGCGCCAGATGATGTACGCGCAGTATCGCGAGGAAGCGTACACGCGCGGCCTCAACGTCGTGACGACGATCGATTCCGCCGATCAGGACGCCGCGTATCACGCCGTGCGCAAAGGCTTGATGGACTACGAACGGCGTCACGGCTATCGCGGGCCGGAGGGTTTCATCGATCTGCCGTCGAACGCGGACGACCGCGAACAGGCTATCGACGACGCGCTCGCCGAGCATCCGGACAACGGCGAAATCGTCGCGGCTGTTGTGACGGCGGCGAGCACGAAGGAAGTGAAGGCGAGCTTCATCGACGGCAACGTGGCCACCGTGAGCGGCAGCAATCTGCGCTTCGTCGCGAACGCGCTTTCGCCGCGCGCGCAGCCGAACCAGCGCATTCGTCCGGGCGCCATCGTGCGGCTCGTGAAGAACGACGACGGCGACTGGACCATCACGCAACTGCCGCAAGTGGAAGGCGCGCTCATTTCGATGGTGCCGCAGGACGGCGCGATCCGCGCGCTCGTCGGCGGGTTCGACTTCAACAAGAACAAGTTCAACCACGTCACACAGGCATGGCGTCAGCCGGGGTCGAGCTTCAAGCCGTTCATTTACTCGGCGTCGCTGGAGAAGGGCTTGTCGCCGGCGACGATCATCAACGACGGACCGCTCTTCTTCAGCGCCGCGGAAACCGGCGGCCAGGCGTGGGAGCCGAAGAACTACGGCGGCGGCTTCGACGGCCCGATGACCATGCGCACCGCGCTACAGAAGTCGAAGAACATGGTGTCGATCCGCATTCTGAACACCATCGGCACGAAGTACGGACAGCAGTACATCACGCGCTTCGGCTTCGACGCCGACCGCCATCCCGCCTATCTGCCGATGGCGCTCGGCGCGGGTCTCGTCACGCCGCTGCAAATGGCCGCCGGCTACGCGGTGTTCGCGAACGGCGGGTATCGCGTGAATCCGTATCTGATTGCCGATATCACCGACCCGTACGGCGCGGTCGTGTCGCATCCGCAACCGCTCGTCGCGCAGCAGAGCGCGCCGCTCGCCATCACGCCGCGCAACGCGTATGTGATGAACAGCCTGCTGCAAAGCGTCGCGCAGCACGGCACGGCCGCGAAGACGAATCAGCTCAAGCGCAGTGATCTGGCCGGGAAGACCGGCACGACGAACGATTCGCGCGACGCGTGGTTCGCCGGCTACCAGCGTTCGCTCGTGGCGATCGCGTGGGTCGGCTACGACAATCCGCGCAGCCTTGGCGACAAGGAAACCGGCGGCGGGCTCGCGCTGCCGGTCTGGATGGACTACATGAGCCGCGCGCTGCAAGGCGTGCCCGAGTACAAGCCGTTAATGCCGCCCGACGTGAAATCGCTCGGCGGCGAACTGTACTACGACGACATGACGCCGGGCCACGGGTTCATCGCGACCATCGGCGTCAGTCAGGCGCCGCCGCAGGAAGGCGGCGTGTCGGGCGTGACCGCGCCCACGCCTACGCCGGACGTCGGCGAACAGGAAAAGCAGGACATCATGAATCTGTTCAAGGGGCAATAA
- the lysA gene encoding diaminopimelate decarboxylase, with protein MSDSAFHYVDGVLHAEGVSAASLAQQFGTPLYVYSRDALTRAYRAYADACAGRPAVVHVAVKANSNLAVLNVFARMGAGFDIVSSGELARVLAAGGKAENTVFSGVGKSAAEMREALEAGVKCFNVESIPELHALNEVAKSLGKRAPVSLRVNPDVDAKTHPYISTGLKSNKFGVAFSDARATYREAHAMPNLDVVGIDCHIGSQITEISPYLDALDKLLELVEQIEADGMSIRHVDVGGGLGITYDDETPPDIGDFVRALLAHIQKRGHGQREVYFEPGRSLVGNAGVLLTRVEYLKPGEVKSFAIVDAAMNDLARPAMYEAFHRIVPVVKRDAPAHRYDVVGPVCESGDWLGRDRDLAVEPGDLLAICSAGAYGFVMSSNYNTRPRAAEIMVDGERARLVRQREEVRQLFAGESILPD; from the coding sequence ATGAGTGATTCCGCATTCCATTATGTCGACGGCGTGCTGCACGCCGAAGGCGTCTCCGCCGCGTCGCTCGCGCAGCAGTTTGGCACGCCGCTCTACGTCTATTCACGCGATGCGCTGACGCGCGCCTATCGCGCTTACGCCGATGCGTGCGCCGGACGCCCCGCGGTCGTGCATGTCGCCGTGAAGGCCAACAGCAATCTCGCGGTGCTCAACGTGTTCGCGCGCATGGGCGCCGGCTTCGATATCGTCTCGTCGGGCGAACTGGCGCGCGTGCTCGCGGCGGGCGGCAAGGCGGAGAACACGGTGTTTTCGGGCGTCGGCAAGTCGGCGGCGGAGATGCGCGAGGCGCTGGAAGCGGGCGTCAAATGCTTCAACGTCGAGTCGATTCCCGAGCTGCACGCGCTCAACGAAGTGGCAAAGTCGCTCGGCAAGCGCGCGCCGGTTTCGTTGCGCGTGAACCCGGACGTGGACGCGAAGACGCATCCGTACATCTCCACGGGCCTCAAGTCGAACAAGTTCGGCGTCGCGTTCAGCGACGCGCGCGCGACGTATCGCGAGGCGCACGCGATGCCCAATCTCGACGTCGTCGGCATCGACTGTCATATCGGCTCGCAGATCACGGAAATCAGCCCGTATCTCGACGCGCTCGACAAACTGCTCGAACTCGTCGAGCAGATCGAAGCGGACGGCATGTCCATTCGTCATGTGGACGTCGGCGGCGGTCTCGGCATCACGTACGACGACGAGACGCCGCCCGATATCGGCGATTTCGTGCGCGCGCTGCTCGCGCATATCCAAAAGCGCGGCCACGGTCAGCGGGAAGTGTACTTCGAGCCGGGGCGCTCGCTCGTCGGCAATGCGGGCGTGCTGCTGACGCGCGTCGAATACCTGAAGCCGGGCGAGGTGAAGAGCTTCGCAATCGTCGATGCCGCCATGAACGACCTCGCGCGCCCCGCGATGTACGAGGCGTTTCATCGCATCGTGCCGGTCGTGAAGCGAGATGCGCCCGCGCACCGGTACGACGTGGTCGGCCCCGTCTGCGAAAGCGGCGACTGGCTCGGACGCGATCGCGATCTGGCTGTCGAGCCGGGCGACCTGCTCGCCATCTGCTCGGCCGGCGCGTACGGCTTCGTGATGAGCTCGAACTACAACACGCGCCCGCGCGCCGCCGAAATCATGGTCGACGGCGAGCGCGCCCGCCTCGTGCGCCAACGCGAAGAGGTGCGGCAGTTGTTCGCCGGAGAGTCGATCCTGCCGGACTGA
- a CDS encoding lipoprotein, which produces MRAVFRMSAIVAAVSVCAATTLTLGGCGQRGPLYLPVVPPMPQRPENLQDTPPSDVTPGDETASRAGKTGANAAGDVPDTSGAPLSLAPETDLKSTPAAPKAASSAE; this is translated from the coding sequence ATGCGAGCTGTTTTCAGGATGAGCGCGATTGTAGCGGCTGTCAGCGTTTGTGCCGCGACCACGCTCACGCTCGGCGGTTGCGGGCAACGCGGTCCGCTTTATCTCCCCGTCGTGCCTCCCATGCCGCAGCGCCCTGAGAACCTTCAGGATACGCCGCCTTCCGACGTGACTCCCGGCGACGAAACCGCGTCGCGCGCCGGCAAGACCGGAGCGAACGCGGCGGGCGACGTGCCCGACACGTCCGGCGCACCGCTTTCGCTCGCTCCCGAGACCGACCTCAAATCGACGCCCGCGGCACCGAAAGCCGCGTCGTCGGCCGAGTGA
- the msrP gene encoding protein-methionine-sulfoxide reductase catalytic subunit MsrP: protein MWIKRNGALYGDDIPRHEITPRDVFENRRRALRSLGALAATGLAGASGLAHATLTSPDAKGQKLAAKTNAKFVALDKPTPLKDVTTYNNFYEFGTDKGDPAEHAGTLRPRPWRVSVEGEIKNPKVYDIDEILKLAPLEERIYRLRCVEGWSMVIPWIGVSLSELIKRAEPTGNAKYVQFITLADRSQMPGLSTPILDWPYSEGLRMDEAMNPLTLLTVGLYGEVLPNQNGAPVRIVVPWKYGFKSAKSLVKIRFVEKQPPTSWNTYAPNEYGFYSNVNPNVDHPRWSQATERRIGEDGFFTPKRKTLMFNGYGDQVASLYQGMDLKKNF, encoded by the coding sequence ATGTGGATCAAACGTAATGGCGCGCTTTACGGCGACGACATCCCCCGTCACGAGATCACGCCGCGCGACGTGTTCGAAAACCGCCGCCGCGCGCTGCGTTCGTTGGGCGCGCTAGCGGCAACGGGACTCGCGGGCGCGAGCGGTCTCGCCCACGCGACGCTGACTTCGCCCGATGCGAAGGGTCAGAAGCTCGCCGCGAAGACCAATGCGAAGTTCGTCGCGCTTGACAAGCCGACGCCGCTCAAAGACGTCACCACCTACAACAACTTCTACGAGTTCGGCACCGACAAGGGCGATCCGGCCGAGCACGCGGGCACGCTGCGTCCGCGGCCGTGGAGAGTGTCGGTGGAAGGCGAGATCAAGAATCCGAAGGTCTACGACATCGACGAGATCCTGAAGCTCGCGCCGCTGGAAGAGCGCATCTACCGGCTGCGATGCGTCGAAGGCTGGTCGATGGTCATTCCGTGGATCGGCGTATCGCTGTCCGAGTTGATCAAGCGCGCCGAGCCGACGGGCAACGCGAAGTACGTGCAGTTCATCACGCTCGCGGACCGTTCGCAGATGCCGGGCCTCTCCACGCCGATCCTCGACTGGCCGTATTCCGAGGGTCTGCGCATGGATGAAGCGATGAACCCGCTCACGCTCCTGACTGTCGGCCTGTACGGCGAAGTGCTGCCGAACCAGAACGGCGCGCCGGTGCGTATCGTGGTGCCGTGGAAATACGGCTTCAAGAGCGCGAAGTCGCTGGTCAAGATCCGCTTCGTGGAAAAGCAGCCGCCGACGAGCTGGAACACCTACGCGCCGAACGAATACGGCTTCTATTCGAACGTGAATCCGAACGTGGATCACCCGCGCTGGAGCCAGGCGACGGAACGGCGCATCGGCGAGGACGGATTCTTCACGCCCAAACGCAAGACGCTGATGTTCAACGGCTACGGCGATCAGGTCGCGTCGCTGTATCAGGGCATGGACCTCAAGAAGAACTTCTGA